One window from the genome of Oryctolagus cuniculus chromosome 1, mOryCun1.1, whole genome shotgun sequence encodes:
- the RELT gene encoding tumor necrosis factor receptor superfamily member 19L, whose translation MMKLSLLCRPLSCLILLLPWPLATPASTTPWQCPPGEEPGLDPEQGTLCRSCPPGTFSASWGSSPCQPHNRCSFRRRLEAQAGTATQDALCGGCQPGWFGPWEVPRVPCQPCSWAPPGTRGCDEWRRRTRRGVEVAAGASGAGETRQTGNGTRAGGPEETATQYAVIAIVPVFCLMGLLGILVCNLLKRKGYHCTAHKEVGPGPGGGGSGINPAYRTEDANEDTIGVLVRLITEKKENAAALEELLKEHHSKQLVQTSHRLGPRPPPAAPGTPHICPHRHHLHTVQGLASLSGPCCSRCSQKKWPEVLLSPEAAAAATPAPSLLPNPVRTPKTGAKAGRQGEITILSVGRFRVARIPEQRTSSGASEVKTITEAGPSGNEPPDSPQPGLQAEQRALLGSGGSHAKWLKAPVETKAEENRYVVRMSESNLVI comes from the exons ATGATGAAGCTGAGCCTGCTATGCCGGCCCCTGTCCTGCCTCATCCTG CTGCTTCCCTGGCCTCTGGCCACACCAGCATCCACTACCCCGTGGCAATGCCCACCGGGGGAAGAGCCCGGCCTG GACCCAGAGCAGGGTACATTGTGCAGATCCTGCCCGCCGGGCACCTTCTCAGCCTCATGGGGCTCCAGTCCATGCCAGCCCCATAACCGCTGCAGCTTTCGAAGGCGGCTGGAGGCCCAGGCAGGCACGGCGACTCAGGATGCGCTCTGTGGAGGCTGCCAGCCTGG GTGGTTTGGGCCTTGGGAGGTCCCCCGTGTTCCATGTCAGCCGTGCTCCTGGGCCCCTCCGGGTACTCGAGGCTGCGATG AATGGAGGCGGCGGACCCGGCGTGGCGtggaggtggctgcaggggccagcggTGCCGGCGAGACGCGGCAGACCGGGAACGGCACGCGGGCGGGCGGCCCCGAGGAGACGGCCACCCAGTACGCGGTGATCGCCATTGTGCCTGTCTTCTGCCTCATGGGGCTGCTGGGCATCCTGGTGTGCAACCTGCTCAAGCGGAAGGGCTACCACTGCACGGCTCACAAGGAGGtcgggcccggccctggaggtggAGGCAGCG gCATCAATCCCGCCTACCGGACCGAGGATGCCAACGAGGACACCATTGGGGTCCTGGTGCGCCTCATCACAGAAAAGAAAG AGAATGCGGCGGCCCTGGAGGAGCTGCTGAAGGAGCACCATAGCAAACAGCTGGTGCAGACGAGCCACAGGCTCGGGCCCAG GCCGCCGCCAGCTGCCCCCGGCACGCCGCACATCTGCCCACACCGCCACCACCTCCACACCGTGCAGGGCCTGGCCTCGCTCTCTGGCCCGTGCTGCTCCCGTTGTAGCCAGAAGAAGTGGCCGGAGGTGCTGCTGTCTCCTGAGGCTGCAGCCGCTGCCacgcctgcccccagcctcctgcccaacCCTGTTAGGACACCCAAGACTGGGGCCAAGGCGGGCCGCCAGGGCGAGATCACCATCTTGTCTGTGGGCAG gtTCCGGGTGGCTCGAATTCCGGAGCAGCGGACGAGTTCAGGGGCATCTGAGGTGAAGACCATCACGGAGGCCGGGCCCTCAGGGAATGAGCCCCCCGACTCCCCACAGCCTGGCCTCCAGGCTGAGCAGCGGGCACTGCTGGGCAGTGGCGGAAGCCATGCTAAGTGGTTAAAGGCCCCAGTGGAGACCAAGGCCGAG GAGAACCGCTATGTGGTCCGGATGAGCGAGAGCAACCTGGTGATCTGA